The genomic window CGACCGAGCCCTGCTCGAGCACGCCGGCGCGGATGCGGCCGAGCACGTGCTCGCGGGTCTGGGCCTCGAGGATGACGAAGGGCACGCCGGCCTGCGCCATGAGGTGGCCGAGCAGCAGGCCCGCTGGGCCCGCGCCGATGATGGCCACGGAGGTGGACTGTCGCAACGGTCTTCGCTTTCACGTCGTCGGGAAGGACGCGTCGAGCATCGCCCCTCCCGCCCGCCGCCGGCGCGGTACTTCCGCCCAGCGGAAGCGATCACTCCCCCGGTGCGCGGAAGCCGAGCGCCGAGGAGACGCCGCGCGCGGCCATCCGCACGCCGAGTGCGAACTGCGGCTCGCCGACCCGCTCGACGTGCGCGATGATCGACACCGCCGCGACGACCTCGCCGCTCGCGTCGCGCACCGGCGCCGCCACCGAGAAGGCGCCGACGGTGAGCTCCTCGACCGAGGTCGACAGGCCGAACGAGCGGATCTCGGCGAGCCGGCGGCGCAGCCCGCGCTCGTCGGTCAACGTGTTCGGCAGGTACCTCCGGGGGTTCGATGCGAGCACCTCGTCGAACACCTCGGTGGGCGCGTGCGCCAGGAGGACGAGGCCCACGCCGGTCGCGTGCAGCGGCAGGCGCGAGCCGACATCCGAGATCACCGGAACCGCGCCCGGACCGGACAGGCGCTCGAGGTAGATCGCACCGAGCCCGTCGCGCACCGCGAGGTGCACGTGCTCGCCCGTCGACTCGAGGAGGTCGCGCAGGTACGGCATGGCGATGCGCCGGAGCCGCAATGCGGTGGGCTGGCGAACGCCGAGCCGCCAGAGCCGCATGCCGACCCGGTACCGTCCGTCGTCGCCGCGCACGAGCCCGCCCCATTCGACCCACTCGCCGACGAGCCGGTGCGCCGTCGAGAGCGGCAGCCGCGCGCGCGACGCGATCTCGGAGAGGCTGAGGTCCTCGCGGCCGGCGAACGCGTCGGCGATCGCGAAGAGCTTCTCCGCCACCGAGCGCGAGTCCGCGCCGCCTCCCGCCATGCGCACATGCTAGCCCCGGGCCACCCATATCAGCCCCAGCGATGGTCGGCATCAAGAGATTCGGCTTCCCTGATACCTCGGGACCGCCGACAGTGGAACCGTGCCCCCGATCGGCACCCAGAACCACGCGGTCGTCATCACCGCACTCCGACCGAAGGATCGACGATGATCAAACTCCTCTCCCACCTCTCCTACCTCGAGATCGCGGCGCCCGACGTCGAGGCCTCCGTCCGCTTCTACGAGGAGCAGGTCGGGCTTCGGGTGCAGTCGCGCGCGAACGGCAAGGTCTACCTGCGCTCGTGGGGCGACTACTACAACTACTCGCTCGTCATCGCCGAGGGTCCCGAGCCCGCGCTGAACGTCATGGCCTGGCGCACCTCGAGCCCCGAGGCGCTCGACGAGGCGGCCACGCGCATCGAGGACGCCGGCGTCACCGGCGAGTGGATCGACGAGGGCCACGGGCACGGTCGCTCGTACCGCTTCACCGGACCGTGGGGCCACACGATGGAGCTGTTCTGGGACGTCGAGAAGTACGTCGCACCCGAGGAGTTCCGCTCGGTCTTCCCCGACCGCCCCGAGAAGCGCACGCAGCACGCCGTGGGCCCGCGCCAGCTCGACCACGTCACGGTCGCCGCGTCCGACGTGCGCGCGTTCACCGAGTGGTACCGCGACGTGCTCGGCTTCCGCATCATGGCCTACACGACCCTCGACGACTACCCCGTGACGGTCTTCGGCGTGATCACCACGAACGAGAAGTCGCACGACCTCGGCGTCGTCCTCGACAGCTCCGACCGCCCCGGCCGCGTGAACCACTTCGCGTTCTGGGTCGACTCGCGCGAGGAGCTGCTCCAGGCCGCCGACGTGCTCATGGAGCGCGGCACCCACATCGAGTACGGGCCGTCGATCCACGGCGTGGGCGAGCAGAGCTTCCTCTACTTCCGCGACCCGAGCGGCATGCGCATCGAGTGGAACACGGGCGGGTACCGCAACTACGTGCCCGACTGGGAGCCCGGCGAGTGGAAGCCGTCCACCGGCTCGAACAACCTCTACCGCAACGGCGCCATGCCGATGTCGATGACCGAGTCGTTCCCGCCGGACCCCGGCAAGCCCACCGCGACCGAGGAGGGCATCGTGCCCGGCACCGAGGAGGCGATCCTCAACCCCTACGCCGTGCAGGGACGCGGCTGAGACGTGCACGGCCCGGCCGGTGTCCTCCCGGCCGGGCCGGGCGCAGCGCGAACGGCGGATGCCGCGGGTGTGGAGCCCGCGGCATCCGCCGTCGTCATGCGGTCGTCTGCCTCAGCCGCGGAAGAACTCGTTCGCGCGCTGCGAGAACAGCAGCACCAGGCCGATGATCGCCAGCACCGCCGCGATGAGCGCCGACCACAACTGGGACGGCGACGCGAACATCGTGATGATCGCCGAGACCAGGTTGAGGACGAACACGATCGCCACGACGACGCGCGCCGCGTTGTTGCCGCGGAAGAGGCCGAGGCTCACGATGATCGTGATGGCGCCGATGAGGATGGCGACCCAGGCCAGGGTCGCGCCGCCGGCCGCCCCTCCCAGCAGGATCAGGATGCCGGTGAGGATCTGGAAGAACCCCGAGATCCACGCGAGCACCGCGACCAGGGTCACGCCACCGGGACGGGGACCGCTCATGATGAACTCCTTCGCTCATGCCGATCGGGCTGGCCACACGCTACTCGCGAACGACCGCGCGGGGCGCGAGACACGACGACGACCCTCCTGAGTCGGCCGGCCGGGTCCGTGACGCATCCGGGTGCGCACGTCAGATGAAGAGCGTCGTGCCGGACTTCTCCGCCTCTCCGAGGAAGGTCGCGACGCCGCCGAACTCGATCCCGTCGATGAGGTCGGAATCGGCGATGCCCAGCAGGTCCATCGTCATCGTGCAGGCGATCAGCCGGGCACCGCCCTCCAGGGCCGCAGTCATCAACTCGGGCACCGACTGGACCTCGTGCTCCTTCATGACGTGCTTGATCATGGCGGGTCCGGCGCCGGCCATGTTCATCTGCGAGAGCGGCAGCCGATCCGGCCCGGACGGCATCATCAGGCCCATCATCCGCTCGAGGGCGCCGTGGTCGCGCTTCGGGGCGTGATCGCGCCGCAGCGCGTTGAGGCCCCAGAACGTGAAGAACATCGACACCCGCTGCCCCATGGCGAGCGCCCCGTTGGCGATGATGAACGCCGCCAGCATCTTGTCGAGGTCGCCGGAGAAGATCACGAAGGACGTCTGGTTCGTCCGCGCGGCGAGCACGGCCGTGCCCGCGGCAGGTGCCGCGCCACCCTTGCGGAACGCGGCGACGTAGCCCGGACCCTCGGGCGTCATCGAGAGCAGCTCGTGCCCGTGGCTCGCCGCCCACGCCGGGCCGTCGCTGACGAAGCCGGGATCCGAGACGTGGACGACGACCTCGTCGCCCGGCACCAGCTCGGCCATCGTGCTCGAGAGGCGCATGATCGGGCCCGGGCACGCGAGGCCCGTGCAATCGAGATCGACGCTTCGGCCCGTCCCCTTCGCCGCGGCGATGAGGTCCACCGCCTCGGCGTACGCGATCTCCGGCGCGGGGGCGGCGGTCGACGCGGGTTCGACCTCGTGCCGGTAACGGAAGGTGTTCGACCCGCCCGAGAGGGTCGCGACGTCCGCGAAGCCCCGCTGCACGAGGATCCGGTACGCGAGGTAGCTGCGGAATCCCACCGCGCAGTAGAGGCGCACCGGCGCCGACCGGTCCCATCCTCGGCTCGCCTCGCGGAGCGTCGCGAGCGGCACGTTCTCGGCCCCCGGGATGTGCCAGATCTCGAACTCCTCCGGCGTGCGGACATCGATGAGCCGGGTGCCCTCGACCGCGGCGGGCCAGTCCGTCGCGTACCAGAGCACCAGGTCGCCCTGCAGCACGTTGCTCGCGACGAAGCCCGCCATGTTCACGGGGTCCTTCGCCGACCCGAAGGGCGGCGCGTAGGCGAGTTCGAGCTGCTCGAGGTCGTGCACCGTCCCGCCCAGCCGGATCACGGTCGCGAGCACGTCCAGCCGCTTGTCGACGCCGTCGAACCCGGCGGCCTGCGCTCCGAGCAGGCGCCCCGAGCCGGGCGCGAAGAGCAGCTTCAGGTGCATCTGGGCCGTGCCCGGATAGTAGCCCGCATGCCCGGA from Agromyces aurantiacus includes these protein-coding regions:
- a CDS encoding IclR family transcriptional regulator, which produces MAGGGADSRSVAEKLFAIADAFAGREDLSLSEIASRARLPLSTAHRLVGEWVEWGGLVRGDDGRYRVGMRLWRLGVRQPTALRLRRIAMPYLRDLLESTGEHVHLAVRDGLGAIYLERLSGPGAVPVISDVGSRLPLHATGVGLVLLAHAPTEVFDEVLASNPRRYLPNTLTDERGLRRRLAEIRSFGLSTSVEELTVGAFSVAAPVRDASGEVVAAVSIIAHVERVGEPQFALGVRMAARGVSSALGFRAPGE
- a CDS encoding VOC family protein, producing the protein MIKLLSHLSYLEIAAPDVEASVRFYEEQVGLRVQSRANGKVYLRSWGDYYNYSLVIAEGPEPALNVMAWRTSSPEALDEAATRIEDAGVTGEWIDEGHGHGRSYRFTGPWGHTMELFWDVEKYVAPEEFRSVFPDRPEKRTQHAVGPRQLDHVTVAASDVRAFTEWYRDVLGFRIMAYTTLDDYPVTVFGVITTNEKSHDLGVVLDSSDRPGRVNHFAFWVDSREELLQAADVLMERGTHIEYGPSIHGVGEQSFLYFRDPSGMRIEWNTGGYRNYVPDWEPGEWKPSTGSNNLYRNGAMPMSMTESFPPDPGKPTATEEGIVPGTEEAILNPYAVQGRG
- a CDS encoding FAD-dependent oxidoreductase → MKIVVVGGVAGGASVAARARRLDESAEIVVLEKGGHVSFANCGLPYHIGEVISDRSRLLLQTPESLRETLDIDVRVGSEVIALDRGAKSVTVRELASGREYVESYDRLALCPGADPIRPPLPGIDLPGVHVLRNIADMDAIKAQLDAALDAAASGPARTGTPVRAVVIGAGYIGVEMAENLQHRGASVTVVEMADQILPPLDKEVSVPVEQHLRSRGVHLHLSTAAAAFSQRPGGGLTVELQSNVFVDADLVILSAGVRPNVGLATAAGLELGPRGGIRVDTHMRTSDPSIWAAGDAVETPHTVLPGSWITPLAGPANREARVAAENICGRDTEYRSTQGTSIVKVFDMVAGGTGATERQLRDEGIEYRAVHIHPSGHAGYYPGTAQMHLKLLFAPGSGRLLGAQAAGFDGVDKRLDVLATVIRLGGTVHDLEQLELAYAPPFGSAKDPVNMAGFVASNVLQGDLVLWYATDWPAAVEGTRLIDVRTPEEFEIWHIPGAENVPLATLREASRGWDRSAPVRLYCAVGFRSYLAYRILVQRGFADVATLSGGSNTFRYRHEVEPASTAAPAPEIAYAEAVDLIAAAKGTGRSVDLDCTGLACPGPIMRLSSTMAELVPGDEVVVHVSDPGFVSDGPAWAASHGHELLSMTPEGPGYVAAFRKGGAAPAAGTAVLAARTNQTSFVIFSGDLDKMLAAFIIANGALAMGQRVSMFFTFWGLNALRRDHAPKRDHGALERMMGLMMPSGPDRLPLSQMNMAGAGPAMIKHVMKEHEVQSVPELMTAALEGGARLIACTMTMDLLGIADSDLIDGIEFGGVATFLGEAEKSGTTLFI